The following coding sequences lie in one Montipora foliosa isolate CH-2021 chromosome 11, ASM3666993v2, whole genome shotgun sequence genomic window:
- the LOC137976318 gene encoding tetratricopeptide repeat protein 28-like, with translation MVDRKLEAVEQQMLALAIAISVEDRYHEGVAHFHLGGAYLNLPDCQQAIKKYAQALHIFIEIGCKAGEGSTYRNLGNAYLSLGNFKHAIEYYKKHLRIAKEVGDGAGEGSAYGNLGNAYLSLGNFKQAIEYYEKHLSIAKEVGDRAGEGLASGNLGNAYHNLGNFKQAIEYYEKHLSIAKDVGNRAGEGSACGSLGNCYHSLGNFKQAIEYYEKHLSIAKEVGNRAGEGSAYGNLGNAYHDLGNFKEAIEYCEKHLSIAKEVSNRAGEGSAYGNLGNCYLSLGNFKQAIEYYEKHLSIAKEVGDRAGEGSAYGNLGNAWFSLGNFKQAIEYYEKHLNIAKKVGNRDGEGGAYGNLGNAWISLGNFKRAIKYCKKNLNIAKEVGNRDGEGSAYGNLGNCYLSLGNFKQAIEYYEKHLSIAKEVGNRAGEGLANGNLGNAYHSLGNFKEAIEYYEKHLSIAKEVGNRAGEGSTYGNLGNAYCNVGYFKQGIKYYEKYFTIVKEVGNRAGEGSAYGYLGNAYCILGNFKQAIEYYEKHLSIAKEVGDRAGEGSAYGNLGEAYCNLGNFKEAMEYYEKHLSIAKEIGDRAREGLASGNLGNVYRNLGNFKQAIEYCEKHLSIAKDVGNRAEEGSACGSLGNCYLSLGNFKQAIEYYEKHLSIAKEVGNRAGEGSAYGNLGNAYGKLGNFKQAIEYCEKHLSIAKEVGNKAGEGSAYGNLGNCYLSLGNFKQAIEYYEKLLSIAKEVGNRAGEGSGYGNLGNAWCSLGNFKQAIEYYEKHLSIAKEVGDRAGEGSAYGNLGNAWISLGNFKQAIEYYEKHLNIAKEVGDRDGEGLAYGNLGIAYGSLGNFKQAIEYYEKHLSIAKEVGNRAGEGLANGNLGNAYHSLGNFKQAIEYYEKHLSIAKEVGNRAGEGSTYGNLGNAYCNVGYFKQAIEYYEKCFTIVKEVGNRAGEGSAYGNLGNASRILGNFKQAIEYYEEHLSIAKEVGDRAGEGSAYGNLGNAYCNLGNFKEAMEYHEHSLSIFKEIGNCVGQGIAWYSQGRDHELLGSLSNALSCYRSSIKQFNKTRHSLKSEDELKISFRDYFRVSYTALWRTLLKNGEIEEALYAAEKGRAQALMDILKDQYGIDPQSFSALAPNQTLTAALEVLHSQAVFVALDENKITFWVLRKGGKITFRQSEIANGSADLLMETIFKGIGVGDGVRCENRSLDPLRNDLSCSKKPISEKTVLPSLLNSLQSLYDVLLGPIADLLQGNELIVVPDGPFCLAPYSALSESMRIRTVPSLTALNVIVGAPEDFHSKTGALLVGDPWLKEVTNKKGEPILEQLPCAKQEVEMIGELLQTTPLTGKSATKAEVLQSMKSVALVHIAAHGCQKTGEIALAPNTKRKSPIPIEEDYILKMSDVQKISLRARLVVLSCCHSGRGEVKSEGVVGIARAFLCAGARSVLVSLWAIDDEVTLLFMRSFYQHLVDGKSASAALQQAMKSLRESKQYCAIKHWAPFVLVGDDVTLEFPKK, from the exons ATGGTAGATAGGAAGTTGGAGGCTGTAGAGCAGCAAATGCTAGCGCTTGCCATTGCAATAAGTGTAGAAGACAGATATCATGAAGGAGTTGCTCATTTTCATCTCGGCGGTGCTTACCTCAACCTACCTGATTGTCAACAGGCCATAAAAAAATATGCACAAGCATTACATATTTTCATAGAAATAGGCTGCaaggctggggagggatcaacctatagaaatctgggaaatgcgtatcttagtctaggtaattttaaacacgCCATCGAGTACTACAAAAAACATCTtcgtattgctaaagaagtaggggatggagctggggagggatcagcctatggaaatttgggaaatgcGTATCTTAGTCTAggcaattttaaacaagccattgagtactacgaaaaacatcttagtattgcaaaagaagtaggggatagggctggggaggggtTAGCCTCCGGAAATCTTGGAAATGCTTATCACAACctgggtaattttaaacaagccattgagtactacgaaaaacatcttagtattgctaaagacgtagggaatagggctggggagggatcagcctgtGGAAGTCTGGGAAATTGCTATcatagtctaggtaattttaaacaagccattgagtactacgaaaaacatcttagtattgctaaagaagtaggaaATAGGGCTGgagagggatcagcctatggaaatctgggaaatgcttaTCACGACCTGGGTAATTTTAAAGAAGCCATAGAGTActgcgaaaaacatcttagtattgctaaagaagtaagtaatagggctggggagggatcagcctatggaaatctgggaaattgctatcttagtctaggtaattttaaacaagccattgagtactacgaaaaacatcttagtattgctaaagaagtaggggatagggctggggagggatcagcctatggaaatctgggaaatgcgtggtttagtctaggtaattttaaacaagccattgagtactacgaaaaacatcttaatATTGCTAAAAAAGTAGGTAATAGGGATGGGGAGGGAGGAGCCTacggaaatctgggaaatgcgtggattagtcttggtaattttaaacgAGCCATTAAGTACTGCAAAAAAAATCTTaatattgctaaagaagtaggtaatagggatggggagggatcagcctatggaaatctgggaaattgctatcttagtctaggtaattttaaacaagccattgagtactacgaaaaacatcttagtattgctaaagaagtaggtaatagggctggggagggattagCTAATGGAAATCTGGGGAATGCCTATCATAGCctaggtaattttaaagaagccattgagtactacgaaaaacatcttagtattgctaaagaagtaggtaatagggctggagagggatcaacctatggaaactTGGGAAATGCCTATTGCAATGTAGGTTATTTTAAACAAGGCATTAAGTACTACGAAAAATATTTTACTATTGTTAAAGAAGTAgggaatagggctggggagggatcagcctatggatatctgggaaatgcctattgcattctaggtaattttaaacaagccattgagtactacgaaaaacatcttagtattgctaaagaagtaggggatagggctggggagggatcagcctatggaaatctgggagaggcctattgcaatctaggtaattttaaggaagccatggagtactacgaaaaacatcttagtattgcaaaagaaatagGGGACAGGGCTAGGGAGGGGTTAGCCTCTGGAAATCTTGGAAATGTTTATCGCAACctgggtaattttaaacaagccattgagtactgcgaaaaacatcttagtattgctaaagacgTAGGGAATAGGGCTGAGGAGGGATCAGCCTGTGGAAGTCTGGGAAATtgctatcttagtctaggtaattttaaacaagccattgagtactacgaaaaacatcttagtattgctaaagaagtagggaatagggctggggagggatcagcgtatggaaatctgggaaatgcttaTGGCAAGttgggtaattttaaacaagccattgagtactgcgaaaaacatcttagtattgctaaagaagtaggtaataaggctggggagggatcagcctatggaaatctgggaaattgctatcttagtctaggtaattttaaacaagccattgagtactacgaaaaacttcttagtattgctaaagaagtagggaatagggctggggagggatcaggctatggaaatttgggaaatgcGTGGtgtagtctaggtaattttaaacaagccattgagtactacgaaaagcatcttagtattgctaaagaagtaggggatagggctggggagggatcagcctacgGAAATCTGGGGAATGCGTGgattagtctaggtaattttaaacaagccattgagtactacgaaaaacatcttaatattgctaaagaagtaggtgatAGGGATGGGGAGGGATTAGcatatggaaatctgggaattgcctatggcagtctaggtaattttaaacaagccattgagtactacgaaaaacatcttagtattgctaaagaagtaggtaatagggctggggagggattagctaatggaaatctgggaaatgcctatcacagtctaggtaattttaaacaagccattgagtactacgaaaaacatcttagtattgctaaagaagtaggtaatagggctggagagggatcaacctatggaaactTGGGAAATGCCTATTGCAATGTAGgttattttaaacaagccattgagtactacgaaaaatgtTTTACTATTGTTAAAGAAGTAgggaatagggctggggagggatcagcctatggaaatctgggaaatgcctctcgcattttaggtaattttaaacaagccattgagtactacgaagaacatcttagtattgctaaagaagtaggggatagggctggggagggatcagcctatggaaatctgggaaatgcctattgcaatctaggtaattttaaggaagccatggAGTACCATGAACACAGTCTTagtattttcaaggaaattggaAACTGTGTAGGACAGGGAATCGCGTGGTATTCGCAAGGTCGTGATCATGAATTGTTGGGTTCCTTGAGTAATGCACTCAGTTGTTATCGTTCAAGTATAaaacaatttaataaaacaaggcatagtctgaagtcagaagatgaattgaaaataagctttcgtgatTATTTTCGCGTGTCATACACTGCTTTGTGGAGGACACTTTTAAAGAatggagagattgaagaagctttgtatgctgctgagaaaggtcgagcacaggctttgatgGATATTTTGAAAGATCAATACGGCATCGACCCTCAGTCATTTTCTGCACTTGCTCCGAATCAAACTCTTACAGCTGCATTAGAGGTTTTACATTCACAAGCCGTTTTTGTGGCACTTGACGAGAACAAGATCACGTTTTGGGTGCTAAGAAAAGGCGGCAAGATCACCTTTCGACAAAGTGAAATCGCGAATGGAAGTGCTGATTTGTTGATGGAAACTATTTTTAAAGGGATCGGCGTAGGGGATGGTGTcagatgcgagaatcgttcaTTGGATCCACTACGCAATGACCTGTCTTGCAGCAAAAAACCTATCAGTGAGAAAACAGTTCTACCATCCCTCCTTAACTCTCTACAAtcgttgtatgatgtcttactcgggccaattgcagacttgctccaaggaaatgagttaatcgttgttcccgatggaccattttgcttggctccataTTCTGCATTGAGTGAATCTATGAGGATTCGCACCGTTCCGTCGTTGACCGCTTTAAATGTGATCGTTGGTGCACCTGAAGACTTCCACAGTAAGACTGGAGCACTGCTTGTAGGTGATCCGTGGTTGAAGGAAGTTACTAACAAGAAAGGGGAACCCATTTTGGAACAGCTTCCGTGCGCAAAACAAGAAGTAGAGATGattggagaacttctgcagacaacaccgctgactggaaaaagtgccacgaaagctgaggtgctgcaaagtatgaaatcagttgctttagttcacattgcagcacatggatgccaaaaaacgggagaaattgctttagccCCAAATACCAAACGGAAATCGCCAATCCCCATAGAGGAAGActacattttgaaaatgtcggatgttcagaaaatttctcttcgagcaagactagttgtgctgagttgttgtcacagtggccggggagaagtgaagtctgagggagtggtgggaattgcaagggctttcctgtgtgctggagctcggtctgttttggtgtcactctgggcaattgatgacgAGGTAACGTTGCTGTTCATGAGGAGCTTCTACCAGCACCTGGTAGATGGAAAAAGCGCAAGTGCAGCTCTTCAACAAGCAATGAAATCTTTGCGAGAGTCAAAGCAGTATTGCGCTATAaagcactgggcgccatttgtgctggTTGGTGATGATGTCACgctggaatttccaaaaaaatg a